The Jeotgalibacillus aurantiacus genome segment TTCATAATTGAGGGTATGAATTCATAGCATGGAATAGAAAAATAGTTGACATGTATGTTAAAGGAGTGAAGGGCTTTGCCAAATGAAAAAGTTTATCCAATGACTCAGGAAGGAAAGCAAAAGCTTGAACAGGAGCTTGAGCATTTAAAATCAGTCAAAAGAAAAGAAGTTGTAGAACGTATTAAAATCGCTCGCAGCTTCGGAGACCTTTCGGAGAACTCTGAGTATGACTCAGCTAAAGAAGAACAGGCTTTTGTAGAAGGCCGTATTTCCACACTTGAATCCATGATCCGCAATGCGAAAATCATTGAAGATGATGGAGCACTTGATGGCGT includes the following:
- the greA gene encoding transcription elongation factor GreA, whose amino-acid sequence is MPNEKVYPMTQEGKQKLEQELEHLKSVKRKEVVERIKIARSFGDLSENSEYDSAKEEQAFVEGRISTLESMIRNAKIIEDDGALDGVVSLGKTVTFIELPDGDEESYTIVGSAEADPFEGRISNDSPIAKSLIGKVVGDEVKVQTPGGDMDVRITSIS